A portion of the Misgurnus anguillicaudatus chromosome 16, ASM2758022v2, whole genome shotgun sequence genome contains these proteins:
- the ndufc1 gene encoding NADH dehydrogenase [ubiquinone] 1 subunit C1, mitochondrial → MPFGRLLLRTWTIHKMVSRNAFTASKPDYSRPNMLRVGLAFGSTAVLWALLLKQHSTDVQEYKKRNGLE, encoded by the exons ATGCCTTTCGGTCGGTTATTGCTGCGAACGTGGACTATCCATAAGA TGGTTAGCAGAAATGCCTTCACCGCCTCCAAACCTGATTACTCCAGACCAAATATGCTGAGAGTAGGGCTGGCATTCGGAAGCACAGCTGTCCTGTGGGCACTG CTCCTTAAACAACATAGCACTGATGTGCAGGAATACAAAAAAAGGAATGGGCTGGAGTGA